From one Myxococcales bacterium genomic stretch:
- a CDS encoding cytochrome-c peroxidase, whose product MKVVTAALLAPGLLALVASCLDVSHPTHLAASQNSQAAPVGPSGVGLQGGMKPNFGETVIAAVPPPPISGGTLSLSSDGRLAVAADPDRDQVYFVDIEAQALVRTVRLPERSEPGRVTISSESVYVVLRGSGQIAQVARQTGEMSLHTVCSAPRGIHFDETLDVVRVACASGELVTLAPEGAVLERLPMPRDLRDVFRLGASLRATRFRSAESFEVARGRAAGAKPTVPGAAVLWRTVVAPDPTNPGCVDCDLEVGVAQEVIAQPAASPVPAYYTATPPCSQGPVGTTATVLSIRGRGKVLLRGAVLPVDVAVWQGEIAVAAAGNAHTLGLPQVLHLKARDALDVAPCDPPFQAPAIVGQATAVAFGADGRLYVQTREPAALHVVNRYRTVDKVITLSTTSRFDTGHAIFHANSGGMIACASCHPDGTDDGRVWSFPHGVRRTPSLRGTLEGTAPYHWDGDLADVRALVDSIFVTRMAGPPLVEAQTDALRGWLFTLEGEKSSSPVTRAVDVERQRGEETFRARCASCHAGPRFTNNANADVGTGGVFQVPSLIGLAARPPYLHNGCATTLLERFSARCGGGRHGDEGLSSEAVRELVSYLEQL is encoded by the coding sequence ATGAAGGTTGTCACGGCCGCGCTCTTAGCACCTGGCTTGCTTGCACTCGTGGCGTCGTGCCTCGACGTTTCCCACCCAACGCACCTAGCAGCCTCGCAGAACTCGCAAGCGGCACCCGTGGGGCCGAGCGGCGTGGGGCTCCAGGGCGGCATGAAGCCGAACTTTGGCGAGACCGTGATCGCGGCCGTGCCGCCGCCGCCCATCTCCGGCGGCACGTTGTCGCTATCGAGCGACGGACGCCTCGCGGTGGCCGCGGATCCCGATCGCGATCAGGTCTACTTTGTGGACATCGAGGCACAAGCGTTGGTGCGGACCGTCAGGTTGCCTGAGCGTTCCGAGCCGGGGCGAGTCACCATTTCGAGCGAGAGCGTCTACGTGGTCCTGCGCGGGAGCGGCCAGATCGCCCAAGTGGCGCGCCAGACCGGCGAAATGTCGTTGCACACCGTCTGCAGCGCGCCTCGTGGCATCCACTTCGACGAGACCCTCGACGTTGTACGGGTGGCCTGCGCATCGGGCGAGCTCGTCACGCTTGCACCCGAGGGCGCAGTCCTCGAACGCCTTCCGATGCCACGCGACCTGCGAGACGTCTTTCGGCTGGGCGCGAGCCTAAGGGCGACTCGCTTTCGCAGTGCCGAGTCGTTCGAGGTAGCGCGCGGTCGCGCTGCGGGCGCGAAGCCAACGGTCCCCGGTGCAGCCGTCTTGTGGAGGACGGTCGTGGCGCCCGACCCGACGAACCCGGGTTGCGTCGATTGCGACCTCGAGGTTGGCGTCGCCCAGGAGGTCATCGCCCAACCCGCGGCGTCTCCGGTGCCCGCGTACTACACCGCAACGCCACCCTGCTCGCAGGGACCCGTTGGCACGACGGCCACGGTCCTCTCGATTCGCGGTCGTGGGAAAGTGCTGCTGCGCGGGGCGGTTCTGCCGGTCGACGTCGCTGTCTGGCAAGGGGAGATCGCGGTCGCCGCTGCGGGAAACGCGCACACGCTGGGCCTGCCCCAGGTGCTCCACCTCAAAGCCCGCGACGCGCTCGACGTTGCACCCTGCGACCCGCCCTTTCAGGCTCCTGCCATCGTTGGGCAAGCCACGGCCGTTGCCTTTGGCGCCGATGGGAGACTGTATGTGCAGACGCGTGAGCCCGCGGCACTCCACGTCGTGAATCGCTATCGCACCGTCGACAAGGTCATCACGCTCTCCACGACGAGCCGCTTCGACACGGGGCACGCCATCTTTCACGCCAATTCCGGCGGGATGATCGCGTGTGCGTCGTGCCACCCCGATGGCACCGATGATGGTCGCGTATGGAGCTTTCCTCACGGCGTGCGTCGAACGCCGTCCTTGCGCGGAACCCTTGAGGGCACGGCGCCGTACCATTGGGACGGCGATCTCGCCGACGTTCGGGCCCTCGTCGACAGCATCTTTGTCACGCGCATGGCGGGGCCCCCGCTGGTCGAGGCGCAGACCGACGCGCTTCGCGGCTGGCTCTTCACGCTCGAGGGTGAGAAGAGTTCAAGCCCCGTCACCCGTGCCGTCGACGTCGAACGTCAGCGCGGCGAGGAGACCTTCCGCGCGCGGTGCGCGTCCTGCCACGCGGGGCCGCGCTTCACCAACAACGCCAACGCCGACGTCGGCACCGGCGGCGTCTTTCAGGTGCCATCGCTCATCGGCCTCGCGGCGCGCCCTCCCTATCTCCACAACGGCTGCGCCACGACGCTCCTCGAGCGCTTCTCCGCCCGGTGTGGTGGTGGACGCCACGGCGACGAGGGCTTGTCCAGCGAGGCCGTTCGCGAGCTCGTCTCTTACCTCGAGCAGCTGTGA
- a CDS encoding sigma-70 family RNA polymerase sigma factor: protein MVPLPSRAVPDAELAAALRRGDDHARATFFDRYSASVEKVLWGVLGPEPEVEDLLHEVFLRAFAGVDKIDDPSRLKSWLTGIAVLTAREWIRKKTRRRWLSFVAEVPEPPQRAQFSEEVHEATRETYVVLGNMKEEERVLFSLRFIEGMEMAEIAVACDLSLSTAKRRLKAAEEHFLSRARRVPALREWLSEGGRWPAS, encoded by the coding sequence GTGGTGCCGCTGCCCAGTCGGGCGGTGCCCGACGCAGAACTTGCGGCTGCACTCCGCCGTGGCGACGACCACGCGCGGGCGACCTTCTTCGATCGGTACTCAGCGTCGGTGGAGAAGGTCTTGTGGGGCGTATTGGGTCCCGAACCCGAGGTGGAAGATCTGCTCCACGAGGTCTTCCTCCGCGCCTTCGCCGGCGTCGACAAGATCGACGATCCCTCGCGCCTCAAGAGCTGGCTTACGGGCATCGCGGTCTTGACCGCGCGCGAGTGGATTCGAAAGAAGACGCGCCGCCGCTGGCTGTCCTTTGTGGCCGAGGTGCCCGAGCCGCCGCAGCGCGCTCAATTCTCGGAGGAGGTTCACGAGGCGACGCGCGAGACGTACGTGGTCCTCGGAAACATGAAGGAGGAGGAGCGCGTCCTCTTCAGCCTCCGGTTCATCGAAGGCATGGAGATGGCGGAGATCGCTGTGGCGTGTGATCTCTCACTGTCGACCGCGAAGCGTCGCCTCAAGGCCGCCGAAGAACACTTTCTGTCGCGCGCGCGTCGCGTCCCAGCCCTGCGGGAGTGGCTTAGCGAGGGGGGAAGATGGCCGGCCTCGTGA
- a CDS encoding patatin-like phospholipase family protein, with product MSPSSTTPRKRLAMILSGGGARGAYEVGVLWYVFDELTRLRGGPPRVDILSGTSVGAINACFLTAHLQDPMLGMRRLVDLWSEIEITRVLGFGLRQVVGLPRIALGGGSVGHGLFDVRPMAELVQREISWRAVARSLRKRHLHALSVSTTEVSTGRTVVFMHTAPDVEIPPPPPRTYFRPDHIGPEHALASAAIPLLFPAVRIDEELYLDGGLRQNTPIAPAIRLGATHVFVTGSSREVRGSAATEDMSHAKAAPGAAFLLGKVLNAFLLDHVDVDLELLTRLNSVLADGGEVFGPDFAERMSGQATKRGGIPYRYVRACVVRPSEDIGRLASEHVRRGQYRGDPLLTKRLLHLLDMGAGAEADLASYLLFDGSFCRQLVELGRADARARRDELLAFFADAGSGDEGRPVEEGSGHWEKSSMLPFGT from the coding sequence ATGAGTCCTAGCAGCACGACCCCCCGCAAGCGGCTCGCGATGATCCTCTCGGGCGGCGGCGCCCGCGGCGCCTACGAGGTCGGCGTGCTCTGGTACGTCTTCGACGAGTTGACGCGCCTCCGCGGTGGCCCGCCGCGTGTCGACATCCTGTCGGGCACCAGCGTGGGCGCCATCAACGCGTGTTTTCTGACGGCCCACCTGCAAGACCCCATGCTGGGCATGCGCCGCCTCGTCGACCTGTGGAGCGAGATCGAAATCACGCGAGTCTTGGGCTTCGGCCTGAGGCAGGTCGTCGGCCTGCCGCGCATCGCGCTCGGCGGCGGCTCGGTGGGGCACGGCCTCTTCGACGTCCGCCCCATGGCCGAGCTCGTGCAGCGAGAGATTAGCTGGCGAGCGGTGGCCCGAAGCCTTCGAAAGCGGCACCTCCACGCCCTCAGCGTGTCGACGACGGAGGTGTCGACCGGTCGTACCGTCGTGTTTATGCACACGGCGCCGGACGTCGAGATCCCGCCGCCGCCACCGCGAACCTATTTTCGTCCCGACCACATCGGCCCCGAACACGCCCTCGCGAGCGCGGCCATCCCCCTCCTCTTCCCCGCCGTCCGCATCGACGAGGAGCTCTACCTCGACGGCGGGCTGCGGCAGAACACCCCCATCGCGCCGGCCATTCGCCTCGGCGCGACGCACGTCTTCGTCACGGGCAGCTCGCGCGAGGTGCGCGGCAGCGCCGCCACCGAGGACATGAGCCACGCGAAGGCAGCGCCCGGCGCGGCGTTCTTGCTGGGCAAGGTGCTCAACGCGTTCCTCCTTGACCACGTCGACGTCGACCTCGAGCTCTTGACGCGGCTGAACAGCGTGCTCGCCGATGGGGGGGAGGTCTTCGGTCCGGATTTCGCCGAGCGCATGAGTGGCCAAGCGACGAAGCGCGGCGGCATTCCCTATCGGTACGTGCGGGCCTGCGTCGTTCGCCCTAGCGAAGACATCGGTCGCCTGGCGAGCGAGCACGTTCGCCGCGGCCAGTACCGCGGCGATCCGCTCCTCACCAAGCGCCTCTTGCACCTGCTCGACATGGGCGCCGGCGCCGAGGCGGACCTCGCGAGCTACCTCCTCTTCGACGGGAGCTTTTGTCGGCAACTCGTCGAGCTCGGCCGCGCCGACGCGCGGGCGCGTCGCGATGAGCTCTTGGCCTTCTTCGCCGACGCGGGGAGCGGCGACGAAGGCCGCCCCGTCGAGGAAGGCAGCGGCCATTGGGAGAAGAGCTCGATGTTGCCCTTCGGCACGTAG
- a CDS encoding SMI1/KNR4 family protein, with protein sequence MHRGLAKTRLDALSRLWAYKRPGLERRLRKGATPAALRAAEKKFGLKLPQGLRELYAWHDGAKDPYEAIEGYYGWLSLARAAAQKKMLERVRIRMLDDGSWDAAWVPVLCCEGDLLCVDTRSGEVFEWLNVEGRVVNLAPSVDAWLRAHIAITKSAKAPLADWDAVVDAFRGPKARRIRREQSPGYPKNVRPRGGRASAR encoded by the coding sequence ATGCACAGGGGGCTGGCGAAGACTCGACTCGATGCACTCTCGCGGCTCTGGGCCTACAAGCGTCCCGGACTCGAGCGTCGGCTTCGAAAGGGCGCCACGCCCGCCGCGTTGAGGGCGGCGGAGAAGAAGTTTGGGTTGAAGCTGCCGCAGGGTCTTCGCGAACTCTATGCTTGGCACGACGGAGCAAAGGATCCGTACGAAGCCATCGAGGGTTACTACGGTTGGCTTTCACTGGCCCGCGCCGCTGCCCAGAAGAAGATGCTCGAGCGGGTTCGAATCCGGATGTTGGATGATGGATCGTGGGACGCTGCGTGGGTCCCTGTCCTCTGCTGTGAGGGCGATCTCCTTTGCGTCGACACGCGAAGCGGTGAAGTTTTCGAGTGGCTAAACGTGGAAGGCCGCGTGGTGAACTTGGCGCCCTCTGTTGACGCTTGGCTTCGCGCGCATATCGCGATCACAAAGAGTGCGAAGGCGCCTCTTGCTGACTGGGACGCGGTCGTCGATGCGTTTCGCGGTCCAAAGGCGCGACGAATTCGCAGGGAGCAGTCGCCCGGTTACCCGAAGAACGTTCGACCTCGAGGAGGCCGCGCTTCAGCGCGATGA
- a CDS encoding serine/threonine protein kinase, whose translation MGRNAPPVMQKLRVIDGKYNVRGTIGSGGMGVVLEAEHTGLSRIVAIKILHPHLAGDEVQTKRFMREARTAGMTGHRNVCTVFDAGFLEDGRPYLVMERLYGQSLANRITDGRPISTDVAVEITCQALSALGAVHRAGVVHRDVKPDNVFLVEQPERPGEVYVKVLDFGTSKPMSGPERDLTGTGIAIGTAYYMSPEQARGERDLDGRVDVYACGVMLYEMLSGQRPFVGSSEHGVLLKILAGSTIPLRTAAPNVSPELEAIVAKAMAREREDRYQSTEELAEALDTLRGQRAAPSTPRDDRPQPPAAPLPASVRVPAARSTPPSEPTIPLASHEAHAISQTLIEQMPGSAPSGETTSARPANTPPSAPPRSAKPTSETAPTRLLSPLDDTSETTRVVPPRGRS comes from the coding sequence ATGGGTCGCAACGCGCCACCGGTGATGCAGAAGCTCCGTGTCATCGACGGCAAGTACAACGTCCGCGGCACCATCGGCTCGGGCGGAATGGGCGTCGTCCTTGAGGCCGAACATACGGGCTTGAGTCGCATCGTCGCCATCAAGATTCTTCACCCGCACCTCGCCGGCGACGAGGTCCAGACGAAGCGCTTCATGCGCGAGGCGCGCACCGCGGGCATGACAGGCCATCGCAACGTGTGCACCGTCTTCGATGCGGGCTTCCTCGAAGACGGCCGTCCCTACCTCGTGATGGAGCGCCTCTACGGTCAGTCGCTCGCGAACCGCATCACTGACGGCCGCCCCATCTCGACCGATGTCGCCGTCGAGATCACCTGCCAGGCTCTCTCCGCGCTCGGCGCCGTGCATCGCGCCGGCGTCGTGCACCGCGACGTCAAACCTGACAACGTCTTCCTCGTCGAGCAGCCGGAACGCCCCGGCGAGGTCTACGTGAAGGTTCTCGACTTCGGCACATCCAAGCCCATGAGCGGGCCCGAGCGCGACCTCACCGGCACGGGCATCGCCATCGGCACCGCCTATTACATGTCGCCCGAGCAGGCTCGCGGCGAACGCGATCTCGACGGACGCGTCGACGTCTACGCGTGCGGCGTCATGCTCTACGAGATGCTCTCGGGCCAACGGCCGTTCGTCGGCTCCTCGGAGCACGGCGTGCTGCTCAAGATCCTCGCCGGCTCCACGATCCCCCTTCGCACGGCTGCGCCGAACGTCTCGCCCGAGCTCGAAGCCATCGTCGCCAAGGCGATGGCGCGCGAGCGCGAGGACCGATACCAGTCGACGGAGGAGCTGGCGGAAGCGCTCGACACCTTGCGCGGCCAGAGGGCTGCGCCCTCGACGCCACGCGACGATCGGCCGCAGCCGCCGGCGGCGCCGCTCCCCGCGTCAGTGCGCGTGCCCGCGGCGCGCAGCACGCCGCCGTCGGAGCCGACGATCCCGCTGGCGAGTCACGAGGCGCACGCGATCTCGCAGACGCTCATCGAGCAGATGCCTGGCTCCGCTCCGTCGGGCGAGACGACGAGCGCCCGGCCCGCGAATACGCCTCCGAGTGCGCCGCCGCGTTCTGCCAAACCAACGTCCGAGACGGCGCCTACGCGATTGCTCTCGCCGCTCGACGACACGAGCGAAACGACACGCGTGGTTCCTCCGCGAGGACGCTCTTAG
- a CDS encoding sigma-70 family RNA polymerase sigma factor, producing MPPIAAASAVDERATHMGRCPSVASSRPDARLRSVLREHADYTARTLRRFGVTGAAAEDAAQQIAIVMARRLAEVPEGGERQFLFGVARRVAWSAHRQAMRHGENLGEELVDAVDATPNPEQVLELERARVLVVQTLQHMPAELRTVFVLHEIEEMSMAHIAVRLDVPPGTVASRLRRARAHFGSVAAQFRNE from the coding sequence TTGCCGCCGATCGCAGCAGCCAGCGCCGTAGACGAGCGCGCGACCCACATGGGTCGCTGCCCGTCCGTCGCGTCCTCGCGGCCTGACGCACGCCTTCGGAGTGTGCTGCGCGAGCACGCGGACTACACTGCGCGCACGCTGCGACGCTTCGGTGTGACGGGGGCCGCCGCGGAGGACGCCGCTCAGCAGATCGCCATCGTCATGGCGCGCCGCCTCGCCGAAGTGCCGGAGGGGGGCGAGCGCCAATTTCTCTTTGGCGTGGCACGTCGCGTCGCGTGGTCGGCCCACCGTCAGGCGATGCGCCACGGCGAGAACCTCGGCGAGGAGCTCGTCGATGCCGTGGATGCGACACCGAACCCAGAGCAGGTCTTGGAGCTTGAGCGAGCGCGGGTTCTCGTCGTCCAGACCCTGCAGCACATGCCCGCGGAGCTGCGAACCGTCTTCGTCCTCCACGAGATCGAAGAGATGAGCATGGCCCACATCGCGGTCCGCTTGGATGTGCCGCCGGGCACTGTCGCATCGCGTCTTCGCCGCGCGCGGGCCCACTTTGGCTCGGTCGCCGCGCAATTTCGCAACGAGTAG
- a CDS encoding molecular chaperone DnaJ, whose product MEIESCSTCGGDGRIMNAFGSYTSCPSCRGSGRRAPDEPTFRDVTKTKPSHHAAARQAAAVGKPKWPSTGEGDKLAKQVQESTLCTAEVKTRLIQEIIDYEASHGNCTQTFIKKIRKQVVPRAT is encoded by the coding sequence ATGGAGATTGAGAGCTGCTCCACCTGCGGCGGCGATGGCCGCATCATGAACGCCTTTGGCTCCTACACGTCGTGCCCCTCCTGCCGCGGTTCGGGTCGGCGCGCTCCCGATGAACCGACGTTTCGCGACGTCACCAAGACGAAGCCCTCGCATCACGCGGCGGCGCGTCAGGCGGCGGCTGTGGGCAAGCCCAAGTGGCCCAGCACCGGGGAGGGCGACAAGCTCGCCAAGCAAGTGCAAGAGAGCACGCTCTGCACCGCCGAGGTAAAGACGCGCTTGATCCAAGAGATCATCGACTACGAGGCGAGCCACGGCAACTGCACGCAGACCTTCATCAAGAAGATTCGCAAACAGGTGGTGCCGAGAGCGACGTAG
- a CDS encoding FecR domain-containing protein, with amino-acid sequence MNRDRSAKEPAQLRALGARASASLESAREAFGAAERVRARILRGDLPRDALRVERFRPRLAVVAAAALVAFTVLVSLQFASVRPLTFHASLVTGHEGDFIAASAAPVPLTFSDGTSLRVLDSAQVRVAELRSDGARVVLEHGRIEAHVIHRSDTRWTINAGPFEVRVTGTRFALDWDASSQAMVVTLVEGAVEVSGCRLGEARRVAAGETLRVSCAPVVVAEVPPSAALPKETPPPAPTALSPAERRTVAPTKPDKAELPRIERARGTADADSLLKLANDARYSGDFVAARERFTDLRGRFPASAPAALAAFELGRMAFDVDADYRTAGDWFDRYLNEAPRGGLTREAQGRLLEARFRSKDADRALRAAAKYLLAYPEGPHARLARRVLDGEAP; translated from the coding sequence GTGAACCGCGACCGATCCGCCAAGGAGCCTGCGCAGCTCCGCGCCTTGGGCGCTCGCGCGAGTGCCTCATTGGAGAGCGCCCGCGAAGCCTTTGGCGCCGCCGAGCGGGTGCGCGCGCGCATTCTCCGCGGCGACTTGCCGCGCGACGCGCTGCGCGTTGAACGCTTCCGGCCACGCTTGGCGGTGGTCGCCGCCGCAGCGCTCGTCGCCTTCACCGTGCTGGTCTCGCTTCAGTTCGCGTCCGTTCGGCCGCTGACGTTCCACGCCAGCCTCGTCACGGGGCACGAGGGCGACTTCATCGCCGCCAGCGCCGCCCCCGTTCCCTTGACCTTCTCGGATGGCACGTCGCTTCGCGTGCTCGACAGCGCTCAGGTTCGCGTCGCCGAGCTGCGCTCCGATGGCGCTCGCGTCGTGCTCGAACACGGTCGCATCGAGGCGCACGTCATTCACCGGAGCGACACCCGTTGGACGATAAACGCCGGGCCCTTCGAAGTGCGCGTGACTGGGACGCGGTTCGCGCTCGACTGGGACGCCTCATCGCAGGCGATGGTCGTGACGCTCGTTGAGGGGGCCGTCGAAGTCAGCGGATGCCGCCTCGGTGAGGCTCGCCGCGTTGCCGCGGGAGAGACGCTCCGCGTTTCCTGCGCGCCCGTGGTCGTCGCCGAGGTGCCGCCGTCGGCGGCTCTGCCCAAAGAAACACCCCCGCCTGCGCCCACCGCACTATCGCCTGCGGAGCGCCGCACGGTGGCGCCGACGAAGCCCGACAAGGCCGAGCTGCCTAGGATCGAACGAGCGCGCGGCACCGCCGATGCGGACTCGCTTCTGAAGTTGGCCAACGATGCCCGCTACAGCGGCGACTTCGTGGCGGCCCGCGAACGCTTCACAGACTTGCGCGGTCGATTCCCAGCCTCCGCGCCCGCGGCGCTTGCCGCCTTCGAGCTCGGTCGCATGGCGTTCGACGTCGACGCTGACTATCGCACCGCCGGTGATTGGTTCGACCGATACCTAAACGAGGCTCCCCGCGGCGGTCTGACACGCGAGGCGCAGGGGCGCCTCCTCGAGGCGCGCTTCCGCTCGAAGGATGCGGACCGCGCCCTGCGCGCTGCGGCCAAGTACTTGCTCGCGTATCCCGAAGGCCCACACGCGCGCCTCGCAAGGCGCGTTCTCGATGGGGAGGCTCCGTGA
- a CDS encoding VTT domain-containing protein, translating into MEETSSPLPKDPRARRLEVATLVARPLLGLLALGALVALLGRTFRGELTALSHWVVDTFGYAGIAAGTVIADGLQFPIGPQAYMLATIAAGWPAPPVLLVVSLSSIAGGHLGMFIARALSRTRFVRRMTERGPLPALIEKHGTWAFTLAGILPVPFSILCYTCGVFRCRYRTFAVVCLIRIPKLMVFYAIIRAGWGS; encoded by the coding sequence ATGGAGGAGACGTCTTCGCCGCTGCCAAAAGATCCGCGCGCTCGGCGCCTCGAGGTCGCGACGCTCGTGGCGCGGCCGCTGCTTGGGCTCCTCGCCTTGGGGGCTCTCGTGGCGCTGCTCGGCCGCACCTTTCGCGGAGAGCTCACGGCGCTGAGTCACTGGGTCGTCGACACGTTTGGCTACGCCGGAATCGCCGCCGGGACCGTCATCGCCGACGGCCTCCAGTTCCCCATCGGTCCGCAGGCGTACATGCTCGCCACGATCGCCGCCGGGTGGCCGGCTCCGCCAGTCCTCTTGGTCGTGAGCTTGAGTTCCATCGCTGGCGGTCACCTGGGCATGTTCATCGCGCGGGCGCTCTCACGAACGCGGTTCGTGCGGCGCATGACGGAGCGTGGTCCGCTCCCGGCGCTCATCGAGAAGCACGGCACGTGGGCCTTCACACTCGCGGGCATCTTGCCGGTGCCCTTTTCGATCCTCTGCTACACGTGCGGCGTCTTCCGCTGTCGCTACCGGACGTTCGCCGTCGTGTGCCTCATTCGCATCCCGAAGCTGATGGTCTTTTACGCGATCATTCGCGCCGGCTGGGGCTCGTAG
- the ligA gene encoding NAD-dependent DNA ligase LigA — protein MAAIDGARRDYPFETDGAVVKVDRYRQQDILGFTSKFPKWAVAYKFAAEQAQTRVLDILVQVGRTGALTPVAVLEPTELAGTTVSRASLHNANQIAELDVRIGDRVTIEKAGEIIPQVVSVDAAARTGEERPFEMPAACPDCGTPVISRQRDEARPELGVESTLRCPNRTCPAQLKNQIHYFARRFAMDIDRLGVVLVEQLVDAKLVRDVADLYALTTASIAALDRMGEKSATNVIESIERSRVRTLDRLLCGLGIPQIGQVAAKQLAAEIGSLTALLAASQEELRERFSSIHGFGPKMVDSILEYLGDDGSRALLHKLADAGVGRPMPKAEPAPEGPLTGSALCVTGVLSRKREDVHADIKNAGGTIHDSVKKGTTYLVAGEKTGKTKLDQAKKFGTRVVTEAELALLLAGATLP, from the coding sequence ATCGCCGCCATCGATGGCGCTCGCCGCGACTATCCCTTCGAGACCGACGGCGCCGTCGTGAAGGTCGATCGCTATCGGCAGCAGGACATCCTCGGCTTCACGTCGAAATTTCCCAAGTGGGCCGTCGCGTACAAGTTCGCCGCCGAGCAAGCCCAGACGCGCGTGCTCGACATCCTCGTGCAAGTGGGACGCACCGGCGCCCTCACGCCGGTCGCCGTGCTCGAGCCCACGGAGCTCGCCGGAACCACCGTCTCGCGAGCCTCGCTCCACAACGCGAACCAGATCGCCGAGCTCGACGTGCGCATTGGTGATCGCGTCACCATCGAAAAGGCGGGCGAGATCATTCCGCAGGTGGTCTCCGTCGACGCGGCGGCGCGCACCGGCGAGGAGCGGCCCTTTGAAATGCCCGCCGCGTGCCCCGACTGCGGCACGCCCGTGATCTCGCGGCAACGCGACGAGGCTCGCCCCGAGCTCGGCGTGGAGTCGACGCTCCGCTGCCCCAATCGCACGTGCCCAGCGCAGCTCAAGAACCAGATTCACTACTTCGCACGTCGCTTCGCCATGGACATCGACCGACTTGGCGTCGTGCTTGTAGAGCAACTCGTCGACGCGAAGCTCGTCCGCGACGTCGCTGACCTCTACGCGCTCACCACTGCGAGCATCGCCGCTCTTGATCGCATGGGCGAGAAGAGTGCCACCAACGTCATCGAGTCGATCGAACGCTCACGCGTCCGCACGCTCGACCGACTGCTCTGCGGCCTCGGCATTCCGCAAATAGGACAGGTCGCGGCGAAACAACTGGCCGCGGAAATCGGTAGCCTCACGGCGCTGCTCGCGGCCAGCCAAGAGGAGCTTCGGGAGCGCTTCTCGTCGATCCACGGCTTCGGCCCCAAGATGGTCGACAGCATCCTCGAATATTTGGGTGACGACGGCTCGCGGGCGCTGCTCCACAAGTTGGCCGACGCCGGCGTCGGCCGACCGATGCCCAAGGCCGAGCCCGCGCCGGAGGGCCCGCTGACCGGCTCCGCGCTCTGCGTCACGGGCGTTCTCTCGCGCAAGCGCGAGGATGTTCATGCGGACATCAAGAACGCCGGCGGGACGATTCACGACTCCGTGAAGAAGGGCACGACGTACCTGGTGGCCGGCGAGAAGACCGGCAAGACGAAGCTCGACCAGGCCAAGAAATTTGGCACCCGCGTCGTCACGGAGGCGGAGTTGGCGCTCCTGCTCGCGGGCGCGACGCTGCCCTGA